One stretch of Serinicoccus hydrothermalis DNA includes these proteins:
- a CDS encoding lysylphosphatidylglycerol synthase transmembrane domain-containing protein, with amino-acid sequence MSDAQGTPALRRLTWRDGASSVLGLVVAALLIAYGLPFFLETSWSEIGAQLARVRPGTALVMALLLLAGLFSYTWVLIGSLPGLGNLQALRANAVSATAANLLPLGGAAGIALMGTMFRSWGFALRAISTSILVTGLWNVLARIALPVVGALVLVAGPVQAPEVVVRGAWVAGVLGAAIVLVAGVVVLSDRAAAGLAVALRRVLALFGASTVRGQAPDRLLTDQRRRVTHVVRTGGVSMTLGMAGQFVLLFGLYWFAARVVGLDLPLAELVCAYTFRQLLTVVAITPGGLGITEVGTAGMLVLLGGDPGAASATALLYAIYAHVVVVPFGLGALAAWWFGPGRSLVRGTAQEPSNLRT; translated from the coding sequence GTGAGCGATGCGCAGGGCACTCCTGCGCTACGCCGCCTGACCTGGCGCGACGGGGCCAGCTCGGTCCTCGGCCTCGTCGTCGCAGCCCTGCTCATCGCCTACGGGCTGCCGTTCTTCCTGGAGACGTCGTGGTCCGAGATCGGCGCCCAGCTGGCCCGGGTCCGGCCCGGGACGGCGCTCGTCATGGCGCTGCTGCTGCTGGCCGGGCTGTTCAGCTACACCTGGGTGCTCATCGGCTCGCTGCCCGGCCTGGGCAACCTGCAGGCGCTACGGGCCAACGCCGTGTCCGCCACGGCCGCCAACCTGCTGCCGCTGGGCGGTGCCGCCGGGATCGCGCTCATGGGCACGATGTTCCGCTCCTGGGGCTTCGCGCTGCGGGCGATCTCGACGAGCATCCTCGTGACCGGGCTGTGGAACGTCCTGGCCCGGATCGCCCTCCCGGTGGTCGGGGCGCTGGTCCTCGTGGCCGGCCCGGTGCAGGCCCCCGAGGTCGTGGTCCGGGGGGCCTGGGTGGCCGGCGTGCTCGGGGCCGCGATCGTCCTCGTCGCGGGCGTCGTGGTCCTCTCGGACCGGGCGGCCGCGGGTCTCGCCGTGGCGCTGCGCCGGGTGCTCGCCCTCTTCGGCGCCTCCACCGTGCGCGGTCAGGCACCGGACCGGCTGCTCACCGACCAGCGGCGCCGGGTCACCCACGTGGTCCGCACCGGCGGGGTCTCGATGACGCTGGGCATGGCGGGGCAGTTCGTCCTGCTCTTCGGGCTCTACTGGTTCGCCGCCCGCGTCGTGGGCCTGGACCTCCCGCTCGCCGAGCTGGTCTGCGCCTACACCTTCCGGCAGCTGCTCACCGTCGTCGCGATCACCCCGGGAGGCCTCGGGATCACCGAGGTCGGCACGGCCGGGATGCTCGTGCTGCTGGGCGGGGACCCGGGAGCGGCGTCCGCGACGGCCCTGCTGTATGCCATCTACGCCCACGTGGTCGTCGTCCCCTTCGGCCTCGGGGCGCTCGCGGCCTGGTGGTTCGGCCCGGGGCGGTCCCTGGTCCGGGGGACGGCTCAGGAGCCGAGCAACCTGCGCACCTGA
- a CDS encoding type 1 glutamine amidotransferase — MNEPTHGEVALALPDDVAALAQLPADKGEVHLVHLYPREMSIYGDLGNTRCLAARLRWHGYRPVVHDHHPGAPWPERADLLLGGGGQDSGQARVTEDLERHADRLRELAADGLPMLMICGMYQLFGEAFITVEGQRLPGLGILDVTTRGNATRMIGPVVLDTDFGSVVGYENHSGSTVLGEGQQPFGRVRHGQGNNGSDGYEGARVGNVVASYLHGPILPANPALADGLLEIAARRATGDWVPGEIDDTVATRAHEAQVRRLLGS, encoded by the coding sequence ATGAACGAGCCGACCCACGGTGAGGTGGCCCTGGCCCTGCCCGACGACGTCGCGGCGCTGGCGCAGTTGCCGGCGGACAAGGGCGAGGTCCACCTCGTCCACCTCTACCCGCGCGAGATGAGCATCTACGGCGACCTCGGCAACACGCGGTGCCTGGCGGCCCGGCTGCGCTGGCACGGCTACCGACCGGTCGTCCACGACCACCACCCGGGCGCGCCGTGGCCGGAGCGGGCCGACCTGCTGCTCGGCGGGGGCGGGCAGGACAGCGGCCAGGCCCGGGTCACCGAGGACCTCGAGCGGCACGCCGACCGGCTGCGCGAGCTCGCCGCGGACGGGCTGCCGATGCTCATGATCTGCGGCATGTACCAGCTCTTCGGCGAGGCCTTCATCACCGTGGAGGGCCAACGCCTCCCGGGGCTGGGGATCCTCGACGTCACCACCCGCGGCAACGCCACCCGGATGATCGGCCCGGTGGTGCTGGACACCGACTTCGGCTCGGTCGTGGGCTACGAGAACCACTCAGGGTCCACGGTCCTGGGGGAGGGGCAGCAGCCCTTCGGCCGGGTGCGGCACGGGCAGGGCAACAACGGCTCGGACGGGTACGAGGGGGCCCGCGTCGGCAACGTCGTCGCCTCCTACCTGCACGGCCCGATCCTGCCGGCCAACCCGGCGCTCGCCGACGGGCTGCTCGAGATCGCGGCCCGGCGCGCCACCGGTGACTGGGTCCCCGGGGAGATCGACGACACCGTCGCCACCCGGGCGCACGAGGCTCAGGTGCGCAGGTTGCTCGGCTCCTGA